A window of Polaribacter litorisediminis contains these coding sequences:
- the gap gene encoding type I glyceraldehyde-3-phosphate dehydrogenase, whose protein sequence is MIKVGINGFGRIGRLAFRSSVLRDNVQVVAINDLLDVDYLAYMLKYDSVHGAFDGTVEVKDGMLVVNGNEIRITAERDPANLKWDEVEAEYVIESTGFFLTEETAGKHLEAGAKKVVLSAPSKDHTPMFVMGVNNKELKADQQIFSNASCTTNCLAPITKVLNDNFGIVEGLMTTVHAATATQKTVDGPSMKDWRGGRSAIHNVIPSSTGAAKAVGKVIPAMNGKLTGMAFRIPTMDVSVVDLTVKLEKAATYEEICAAMKTASESEEMKGVLGYTEDMVVSQDFVGDTRTSIFDAKAGIALNDNFVKVVSWYDNEMGYSTKIVDLIEYAATL, encoded by the coding sequence ATGATAAAAGTAGGAATTAACGGATTTGGAAGAATAGGAAGATTGGCATTTAGATCATCTGTATTAAGAGATAATGTACAAGTAGTTGCAATTAATGATTTATTAGATGTTGATTACTTGGCATATATGCTTAAATATGATTCAGTTCATGGCGCTTTTGATGGCACTGTAGAAGTGAAAGATGGCATGTTAGTTGTAAATGGAAATGAAATCAGAATTACTGCAGAAAGAGATCCAGCAAATTTAAAGTGGGATGAAGTAGAAGCTGAATATGTAATAGAATCTACTGGATTTTTCTTAACGGAAGAAACGGCAGGAAAGCACTTAGAAGCTGGAGCTAAAAAAGTAGTATTATCTGCACCTTCTAAAGATCATACACCAATGTTTGTTATGGGTGTAAACAACAAAGAACTAAAAGCAGATCAGCAAATTTTTTCTAACGCATCTTGTACAACAAATTGTTTAGCGCCAATTACAAAAGTTTTAAATGATAACTTTGGTATCGTTGAAGGTTTAATGACAACTGTACATGCAGCAACCGCTACTCAAAAAACAGTAGATGGTCCTTCTATGAAAGATTGGAGAGGTGGCCGTTCTGCAATTCATAATGTAATTCCGTCTTCTACAGGTGCTGCAAAAGCAGTAGGAAAAGTAATTCCTGCAATGAATGGTAAATTAACGGGTATGGCATTCAGAATTCCTACAATGGATGTTTCTGTAGTAGATTTAACTGTAAAGTTAGAAAAAGCAGCAACTTATGAAGAAATTTGTGCAGCTATGAAAACGGCTTCAGAAAGTGAAGAAATGAAAGGTGTTCTTGGGTATACCGAAGATATGGTGGTTTCTCAAGATTTTGTTGGAGATACAAGAACTTCAATTTTTGATGCGAAAGCAGGAATTGCTTTAAATGATAATTTTGTAAAAGTTGTTTCTTGGTATGATAATGAAATGGGGTATTCAACTAAAATTGTTGATTTAATTGAATATGCAGCTACTTTGTAA
- a CDS encoding RidA family protein, whose protein sequence is MKKIIKTSKAPAPIGPYNQAILSGNTLYTSGQIALHPETGELVLASIKAETKQVMENMKEVLAAADMTFENVVKSSIFISDMNNFSEINSIYGNYFNEENAPARETVEVANLPKFVNVEISMIAVKY, encoded by the coding sequence ATGAAAAAAATAATCAAAACCTCAAAGGCTCCTGCTCCTATTGGTCCTTATAATCAGGCAATTTTAAGCGGAAATACTTTATACACTTCTGGCCAAATTGCCTTGCATCCAGAAACTGGAGAACTCGTTTTAGCGTCTATTAAAGCAGAAACAAAACAAGTAATGGAAAATATGAAAGAAGTTTTGGCCGCAGCCGACATGACTTTTGAAAATGTTGTAAAATCATCTATCTTTATTTCTGATATGAATAATTTTTCAGAAATTAATAGCATTTATGGAAACTATTTTAATGAAGAAAACGCACCTGCAAGAGAAACTGTAGAAGTTGCCAACTTACCAAAATTTGTAAATGTAGAAATTAGCATGATTGCCGTTAAATACTAA
- a CDS encoding putative LPS assembly protein LptD: protein MKIGFSQDIKSTEKIVVPAVKKDTTFFKKKNSLPSIKKDSLLIKNKDSIALDSIKPKETLEDLIVHTAKDYTIQDAKNKTVTLYNEANITYTDIDLKAGIIIIDYNKNRLFAKGIVDSTGYTQKPIFKQGGQESEQDSIIYNFKSKRALIYGLKTKQGEMFTYGEKTKRVNDSTIYIRKIRFTTSEKEVPDYYIRTDKAKLVPGKKIIVGLSNLVLADVPTPLFLPFAYFPMTETSVSGFLIPAFDTGSSDRGIGFQNGGYYFALSDYADLTLTGDAWSNGSWGLRTNSNYSKRYRFNGNFSFNFENIINGIRGFDNFSKSNNFNVRWSHSQDAKASPNSRFTASVNLGSSRFFRESLNQFNVAQTQNNTFNSSINYSKTFVGTPFNMAVTASHQQNTNTQSISMTLPSLTVNMNRIYPFAGKGGVKNNPIQKLGFNYNMQGQYLINTTDDDFMTSRMFATAKSGVRQKTGTNTNIKAFKYFTLSPSANYEETWNFNYIEKNYDEDTNTVVTDTLTGLKTYRTYNMGVSLSTNIYGSFNFKKGRLKAIRHTLRPTISYSYRPDFGTKYIRQVQQSENPLNLANYTIFDQSLYRAPSTGLSNSIGISINNVLEAKVAPKDPDSDEEDEKITLLNNLNFSSAYDITRDSLRWSNVSFNAGTRLFKDKLALNLNGSLDPYQVIDVNGNAVRINKFNPNIFRLTNANLTANYSISSSDFDKSKKDSKEENENKSGNGANNPTDTMGANIDPTNRRGGQNQSNTDNKTTKTDLYRAKIPWTLNLVYSANYTRNGLNPGSIGVHTLGFSGNIELSPKWKVGYSSGYDIKNGALSFSRFNFNRDLDSWQFNFNWVPFGTNSSYTFFIGVKSSTLADLKWDKNKPPDRRLF from the coding sequence GTGAAGATTGGGTTTTCGCAAGATATTAAATCAACAGAAAAAATTGTTGTTCCAGCTGTAAAAAAAGACACTACTTTTTTTAAGAAAAAAAACTCCTTACCTAGTATTAAAAAAGATAGTTTACTCATAAAAAATAAAGATTCTATCGCTTTAGATTCCATAAAACCTAAAGAAACTCTAGAAGATCTTATTGTTCATACTGCAAAAGATTACACAATTCAAGACGCTAAAAACAAAACGGTAACGTTATATAATGAAGCAAATATTACATATACGGATATTGATTTAAAAGCTGGAATCATAATTATTGACTACAATAAAAACAGATTGTTTGCAAAGGGAATTGTTGATAGCACAGGATATACACAAAAACCTATTTTTAAACAAGGAGGACAGGAATCAGAGCAAGATTCTATCATTTATAACTTTAAAAGTAAACGGGCTTTAATTTATGGGTTAAAAACAAAACAAGGAGAAATGTTTACCTATGGCGAAAAAACAAAACGCGTAAATGACTCTACAATCTATATTCGAAAAATACGATTTACAACATCCGAAAAAGAAGTACCCGACTATTATATTAGAACAGATAAAGCAAAATTAGTGCCCGGTAAAAAAATTATTGTAGGGTTAAGTAATTTGGTTTTAGCAGATGTACCCACTCCATTATTTTTGCCTTTTGCCTATTTTCCTATGACAGAAACAAGTGTTTCTGGTTTTTTAATTCCTGCTTTTGACACAGGAAGTAGCGACCGAGGAATTGGTTTTCAAAACGGAGGATATTATTTTGCATTAAGTGATTATGCAGATTTAACCCTTACTGGAGATGCTTGGTCTAATGGAAGTTGGGGATTAAGAACAAATTCAAACTACAGCAAACGCTACCGATTTAATGGTAATTTTAGTTTCAATTTTGAAAACATTATTAATGGTATTCGAGGTTTCGATAATTTTTCTAAATCTAATAATTTTAACGTAAGATGGAGTCATAGTCAAGATGCCAAAGCAAGTCCTAATTCAAGATTTACGGCTTCTGTAAATTTAGGTAGTAGTCGTTTTTTTAGAGAATCTTTAAACCAATTTAATGTTGCTCAAACGCAAAACAACACCTTTAATTCCTCTATAAATTACAGTAAAACCTTTGTGGGAACTCCTTTTAATATGGCTGTTACGGCGTCGCATCAACAAAATACAAATACGCAAAGCATCTCAATGACATTACCATCTTTAACGGTAAATATGAATAGAATTTATCCTTTTGCTGGTAAAGGAGGTGTTAAAAACAACCCAATTCAAAAATTAGGTTTTAACTATAATATGCAAGGGCAATATTTAATAAATACTACCGATGATGATTTTATGACCAGTAGAATGTTTGCAACGGCAAAATCTGGTGTTCGCCAAAAAACAGGTACCAATACAAATATTAAAGCATTTAAATATTTTACATTATCGCCAAGTGCTAATTACGAAGAAACCTGGAATTTTAATTATATTGAAAAAAACTATGATGAGGATACCAATACAGTCGTTACAGATACTTTAACGGGTCTTAAAACCTATAGAACTTATAATATGGGCGTTAGTTTGTCTACAAATATCTACGGAAGCTTTAACTTTAAAAAAGGTAGACTAAAAGCTATAAGACATACTTTAAGACCAACAATATCTTATAGTTATAGACCCGATTTTGGCACAAAATATATAAGACAGGTACAACAAAGTGAAAACCCTTTGAACCTAGCAAATTATACAATTTTTGATCAAAGTTTATATAGAGCACCTTCTACGGGATTAAGTAATTCTATTGGAATTTCGATAAATAATGTTTTAGAAGCAAAAGTGGCTCCTAAAGACCCGGATAGTGATGAAGAGGATGAAAAAATTACACTTTTAAACAATTTAAATTTTAGTAGTGCTTACGATATTACAAGGGACAGTTTAAGATGGTCTAATGTTTCTTTTAATGCCGGAACAAGATTATTTAAGGACAAATTAGCGTTAAATTTAAATGGATCTTTAGATCCCTACCAAGTTATAGATGTCAATGGAAATGCTGTTAGAATCAATAAATTTAATCCAAATATTTTTAGATTAACCAACGCCAATTTAACGGCTAATTACTCTATTTCTAGCAGTGATTTTGATAAAAGTAAAAAAGATTCTAAAGAAGAGAACGAAAATAAAAGCGGAAATGGTGCAAATAACCCAACGGATACTATGGGCGCAAATATAGACCCTACCAATAGAAGGGGTGGACAAAATCAATCTAATACGGATAACAAAACCACGAAAACTGACTTATATAGGGCAAAAATACCTTGGACTTTAAACTTAGTTTATTCTGCTAATTATACTAGAAATGGGTTAAACCCAGGTAGTATTGGTGTGCATACTTTAGGCTTTAGTGGTAATATAGAATTGTCACCCAAATGGAAAGTTGGGTACTCTTCTGGTTATGATATAAAGAATGGGGCCTTGTCATTTTCAAGATTTAATTTTAATAGAGATTTAGATAGTTGGCAATTCAACTTTAATTGGGTGCCTTTTGGTACAAATTCTTCTTACACATTTTTTATTGGTGTAAAATCTTCTACGTTGGCAGATTTAAAATGGGATAAAAATAAACCACCAGACAGAAGGTTGTTTTAA